In Paludisphaera rhizosphaerae, one DNA window encodes the following:
- a CDS encoding SPFH domain-containing protein yields MEYVLAVAILLFFGFILFLIFGPCFTVQQQSAAIVQRFGRFTRVGLPGLNFKLPIVETVAGRINLRVQQLDVRVETKTEDNVFVHVVVSVQYSVLPDKVYDAYYKLSDPHTQMSAFVFDVVRARVPRLKLDDVFEKKDEIADAVKNELAHVMYDFGYGIVKALVTDIEPDRKVKDAMNEINAAQRLRIAATEKGEADRILKVKAAEAEAQSKALQGRGIADQRRAIVEGLRESVDEFQKSVPGTSAQDVMNLVLMTQYFDTLKEIGATSRSNTILIPHTPGNLNELSTQMRDAMISADLVTHEARSRSMQEVNGDEVVHPSAKRHGHES; encoded by the coding sequence CCCGTGCTTCACCGTCCAGCAACAGTCGGCCGCCATCGTACAACGGTTCGGCCGATTCACGCGGGTCGGTCTGCCCGGGCTGAACTTCAAGCTGCCGATCGTCGAGACGGTCGCGGGAAGGATCAACCTGCGAGTGCAGCAGCTCGACGTCCGCGTCGAAACCAAGACCGAGGACAACGTCTTCGTGCATGTCGTCGTCTCGGTCCAGTATTCCGTGCTGCCGGACAAGGTCTACGACGCTTACTACAAGCTGTCGGACCCGCACACCCAGATGTCGGCGTTCGTCTTCGACGTCGTCCGGGCCAGGGTCCCGCGACTCAAACTCGACGACGTGTTCGAGAAGAAGGACGAGATCGCCGACGCCGTGAAAAACGAACTGGCTCACGTCATGTATGACTTCGGCTACGGGATCGTGAAGGCCCTGGTGACCGACATCGAGCCCGACCGCAAGGTCAAGGATGCGATGAACGAGATCAACGCGGCCCAGCGGCTGCGGATCGCCGCGACCGAGAAAGGCGAAGCCGACCGGATCCTCAAGGTCAAGGCCGCCGAGGCCGAGGCCCAGAGCAAGGCCCTCCAGGGACGTGGCATCGCCGATCAGCGTCGGGCGATCGTCGAGGGCCTGCGGGAGTCGGTCGACGAGTTCCAGAAGAGCGTCCCCGGCACCAGCGCTCAGGACGTCATGAACCTCGTGCTCATGACCCAGTACTTCGACACGCTCAAGGAGATCGGGGCGACCTCGCGGAGCAACACGATCCTCATCCCTCACACTCCTGGAAACCTGAACGAGCTCTCTACCCAGATGCGTGACGCGATGATCAGCGCCGATCTCGTCACCCACGAGGCTCGATCGCGATCCATGCAGGAAGTGAACGGAGACGAGGTCGTCCATCCCTCGGCGAAACGCCACGGCCACGAGTCTTGA
- a CDS encoding formylmethanofuran dehydrogenase subunit C: protein MPLKLRWRASTGLPVDGSPLKPETFRGRTSTDAARIALRVGNTTVELGDLFELEGDPGDDRLVVEGDLSNVSAIGRGMSGGTLSVRGDVGYRFAAEMSGGLAELDGACRDWAGAEMSGGVLRIRGRVGDGLGAAYPGSRRGMREGLILVEGDAGRDVGLMMRRGVIAVRGRVGGGLGRSMIAGTIFACGQVGESPGFGMKRGTLVLLGVETSAASLVPPTFVSAGGFAFPYLVAYQTYLAEHGFDLPSSMSSASFDRYNGDLAIGGQGEILTPTPRPVLKVVPPA from the coding sequence ATGCCGCTGAAGTTGCGATGGCGGGCGTCGACCGGCCTCCCGGTCGACGGCTCGCCGCTCAAGCCCGAAACCTTCCGCGGGCGGACGTCGACCGACGCCGCCCGCATCGCTTTGCGCGTCGGCAATACAACGGTCGAACTGGGCGACCTGTTCGAACTCGAGGGCGACCCCGGCGACGATCGGCTGGTCGTGGAAGGCGATCTGAGCAACGTCTCGGCGATCGGCCGAGGAATGTCAGGCGGAACCTTATCGGTTCGGGGCGATGTGGGCTACCGATTCGCGGCCGAGATGTCCGGCGGTCTGGCCGAGCTTGATGGAGCCTGCCGCGACTGGGCTGGGGCCGAGATGAGCGGCGGAGTTCTCCGAATTCGGGGTCGTGTCGGAGACGGTCTGGGTGCGGCCTATCCCGGAAGCCGAAGGGGGATGCGGGAGGGGTTGATCCTCGTCGAAGGCGATGCGGGGCGCGACGTCGGCTTGATGATGCGGCGGGGGGTGATCGCCGTCCGCGGTCGAGTCGGCGGCGGCCTGGGGAGGAGCATGATCGCCGGAACCATCTTCGCCTGTGGTCAGGTCGGAGAATCGCCGGGCTTCGGCATGAAGCGGGGGACGCTGGTGCTTCTGGGGGTCGAGACCAGTGCAGCGTCGCTGGTCCCGCCGACGTTCGTCTCGGCGGGCGGCTTCGCCTTTCCCTATCTGGTCGCCTACCAGACTTACCTTGCGGAGCACGGCTTCGATCTCCCCTCGTCCATGTCGTCGGCGTCGTTCGATCGCTACAATGGCGACCTGGCGATCGGCGGCCAGGGTGAGATCCTGACGCCGACGCCTCGGCCTGTCCTGAAAGTCGTCCCGCCCGCGTGA